The DNA sequence gtttgtgtgtgtgtgtgtgtgtttgtgtgtttgtgtttgtgtgtgtgtgtttgtgtttgtgtgtgtttgtgtgtgtttgtttgtgtgtgtttgtgtttgtgtgtgtttgtgtttgtgtgtgtttgtgtgtgtgtgtttgtgtttgtgtgtgtgtttgtgtgtgtgtgtgtttgtgtgtgtgtgtgtgtgtgtgtgtgtgtgtgtgtgtgtgtgtgtgtgtgtttgtgtgtgtttgtgtgtgtgtgtgtgtgtgtgtgtgtgtttgtgtgtgtgtgtgtttgtgtttgtgtgtgtgtttgtgtgtgtgtgtgtgtgtgtgtgtgtgtgtgtgtgtttgtgtttgtgtgtgtttgtatttgtgtgtgtttgtatttgtgtgtgtgtgtttgtgtttgtgtgtgtttgtgtttgtgtgtgtttgtatttgtgtgtttgtatttgtgtgtgtgtgtttgtgtgtgtttgtgtttgtgtgtgtttgtatttgtgtgtgtttgtatttgtgtgtgtgtgtttgtgtttgtgtgtgtttgtgtgttcgtatttgtgtgtttgtgtgtgtgtgtgtttgtatttgtgtgtgtttgtatttgtgtgtttgtatttgtgtgtgtgtttgtgtttgtgtgtgtttgtgtttgtgtgtgtttgtgtttgtgtgtgtttgtatttgtgtgtgtgtgtttgtgtttgtgtgtgtttgtgtttgtgtgtgttcgtatttgtgtgtgtttgtgtgtgtgtgtttgtatttgtgtgtgtttgtatttgtgtgtgtgtttgtgtttgtgtgtgtttgtgtgtgtttgtgtttatgtgtgtgtgtgtgtttgtgtgtgtttgtttgtgtgtgtgtgtgtttgtgtgtgtgtgtgtttgtgtgtgtttgtgtttgtgtgtgtgtgtgtgtttgtgtttgtgtgtgtgtgtgtttgtgtgtgtgtttgtgtgtgtgtgtgtgtgtgtgtgtttgtgtgtgtgtgtgtgtgtttgtgtttgtgtgtgtgtttgtgtgtgtgtgtgtgtgtttgtgtgtgtgtttgtgtgtgtgtttgtgtgtgtgtgtgtgtttgtgtgtgtttgtgtttgtgtgtgtgtgtgtgtgtgtgtgtgtgtgtgtgtgtgtttgtgtttgtgtgtgtgtttgtgtgtgtgtgtgtgtgtgtgtgtgtgtgtgtttgtgtgtgtgtgtgtgtgtgtgtgtttgtgtttgtgtgtgtgtgtgtgtgtgtgtgtgtgtgtgtgtttgtgtttgtgtgtgtttgtatttgtgtgtgtttgtatttgtgtgtgtgtgtttgtgtgtgtgtgtgtgtggtgtgtgtttgtgtgtgtttgtgtttgtgtgtgtgtgtgtgtgtgtgtgtgtgtttgtgtttgtgtgtgtgtttgtgtgtgtgtgtgtgtgtgtgtgtttgtgtgtgtgtgtgtgtgtgtgtttgtgtttgtgtgtgtgtgtgtgtgtgtgtgtgtgtgtgtgtgtgtttgtgtttgtgtgtgtttgtatttgtgtgtgtttgtatttgtgtgtgtgtgtttgtgtgtgtttgtgtgtgtttgttttaaggtactatgatagttacatgaaGGAGTGCAGAAAAAACTATTCACAACACTACGCTATATGTGAGTTCATGTAGTTTGTGTTGATAGGAAACACTCGAACACTGATGAGACAAATAGTGCACAGTGAATATtaccagtggtacaccactggtgaTATTTccagtggtacaccactggtgaTGTGATATtaccagtggtacaccactgACAATATTACCAGTGGTGGTAAAGAATAATATCACAACAGTTTCCAGTTGTCATCTGAAACATCAAAACACAGCGCAGGAAACACCCGGATATACACAACAATTATGAGACTGGACTACGAAACGACCAAGAAATTCATATAGACTTTTTCCTAAACTTAAGATATGTGAATGAACGACTTTGGGTAAAGAAAAGAATGGACGGCGACTCGAAGTGCGCTCCTGGCGTATCGAAGTGCTGAGTCGCTACAGCTGTGGACCTGCTACACAAGTGAACCACAGAGTCCCTGCCTCATTCCTGTTTATTTATGTAGATCTTGTATACACAGATAAGGGGATATAAGCAAAAGGAAAACATGAAAAGCATATGAATAGAGCAACTCTGCATCACAgtatcaatggtatacaatacccacaagtTAATGGATCAAACGCATGTGTAACACTATTTTAAAggcgtttcgcccaccagtggcgtTATCATTTCAATACAGAGGTCATATGAAGGTGCTGAAACTGGAAACTGTTGaaactgcagcaggtctactgatcCATACTTGACAGGtccttctcgaattcaacctttCCCACCCACGTATTACAAGAGGACAGACTAATGGTGAATAAGGTATATAGAAATCCATTAGCCTTCCACAACTCTTTCTCACTCTTTCCTCATGTCCTCTCTCATTTTACCTTTCTCTTAcctttcgctctctctctctctctctctctctctctctctctctctcctgtggaAGGTCATATTATCGATAAAAAATGGCTCCTTTGATGATGGCATTGCAAATTAACTCAATATTTTTGGCCAGGATCCATGGGGATAATTGAGTTTGCTCAACGCCCTTTGTAAGTACACGTTGAATGTCGTATTTTATatgaagttctctctctctctctctctctctctctctctctctctctctctctctctctcgtttaaacagctgaatttacaggctgatctgttatcttacctcagcttatttcgAAGGCCAGCAGTATCTGGATAATATTAACATTTCCGggctgcgacccacaacagtcaactaacatccaggtgtactcactgctaggtgaacgggggcaACAGGTGtcctcactgctaggtgaacgtggGCAACAGgtgtactcactgctaggtgaacgtggGCAACAGgtgtactcactgctaggtgaacgggggcaacaggtgtactcactgctaggtgaacgtggGCAACAGGTGTACTCACTGCTAGGAGAACGGGGGAAACAGgtgtactcactgctaggtgaacgtggGCAACAGgtgtactcactgctaggtgaacgtggGCAACAGgtgtactcactgctaggtgaacgggggcaacaggtgtactcactgctaggtgaacgggggcaacaggtgtactcactgctaggtgaacgggggcaacaggtgtactcactgctaggtgaacgggggcaacaggtgtactcactgctaggtgaacgggggcaacaggtgtactcactgctaggtgaacgtggGCAACAGgtgtactcactgctaggtgaacgggagcAACAGgtgtactcactgctaggtgaacgtggGCAACAGgtgtactcactgctaggtgaacgtggGCAACAGgtgtactcactgctaggtgaactgagGCAACAGgtgtactcactgctaggtgaacgtggGCAACAGgtgtactcactgctaggtgaacgggggcaacaggtgtactcactgctaggtgaacgggggcaacaggtgtactcactgctaggtgaacgggggcaacaggtgtactcactgctaggtgaacgggggcaacaggtgtactcactgctaggtgaacgggggcaacaggtgtactcactgctaggtgaacgggggcaacaggtgtactcactgctaggtgaacgagaGCAACAGAtgtactcactgctaggtgaacgtggGCAACAGgtgtactcactgctaggtgaacgggggcaacaggtgtactcactgctaggtgaactgggacaAAAGgtgtactcactgctaggtgaacggggacaacaggtgtactcactgctaggtgaacgggggcaacaggtgtactcactgctaggtgaacggggacaacaggtgtactcactgctaggtgaacgggggcaacaggtgtactcactgctaggtgaacgagaGCAACAGAtgtactcactgctaggtgaacgtggGCAACAGgtgtactcactgctaggtgaacgggggcaacaggtgtactcactgctaggtgaacgggggcaacaggtgtactcactgctaggtgaacgggggcaacaggtgtactcactgctaggtgaacgtggGCAACAGGTGTACTCACTGGTAGGTGAACGGGGGCAACAGgtgtactcactgctaggtgaacgtggGCAACAGgtgtactcactgctaggtgaacgggggcaacaggtgtactcactgctaggtgaacgggggcaacaggtgtactcactgctaggtgaacgagaGCAACAGgtgtactcactgctaggtgaacgggggcaacaggtgtactcactgctaggtgaacgggggcaacaggtgtactcactgctaggtgaacgggggcgACAGgtgtactcactgctaggtgaacgagaGCAACAGgtgtactcactgctaggtgaacgggggcaacaggtgtactcattgctaggtgaacgggggcaacaggtgtactcactgctaggtgaacgggggcgACAGgtgtactcactgctaggtgaacgggggcaacaggtgtactcactgctaggtgaacgggggcaacaggtgtactcactgctaggtgaacgggggcgACAGgtgtactcactgctaggtgaacgggggcaACAGGTGtattcactgctaggtgaacgggggcaACAGGTGTAACAAAAGATGCCTAACGTTGCCTCAAGATAGCAGTCTTTTTGCCACTATAATCTTGGAGTGGTAGCCCGTGCAGGTGTGAAGGGGAAGTGATATACACATCACTGACAGAGCAACAGAATATTCAGCATTCTATAGAGTATTAAGTAGAACACCTGAAACATGCCTCATAAATAGTGAGGTGCTGTCACGTTCTCTGAGTGAGGGGTCACCTAAGCTTATCTTCTTTGTGTTCCTCTGAAGATGTATATgttaagcacatgaaagcgctcaggtcttatttcctattttcactgtggtatttttacataagagcttatatatatatatatatatatatatatatatatatatatatatatatatatatatatatatatatatatatatatatatatatataatgcacacacattgtaaccacgaatgagtggtatttaAAAACCACGAAAAACATACAGGGAACCCAGACACGCAGCTGCTGCCCGGTCTCTCTTGCAGAAAGGCCAACAATGGGCCATAACTTCTTCTGAGGATGCTTGAGGGTGCTAGCATCATTCTGTTAGTAATGAGCGAGAGCGAACTGGAAAGAATGCTAGGAGTTGTACAATTTGTTGACTACTGCTGGATCTGCAGGCGAGCtcctatgtgtgtttgtgtgtgtgtgtactcgcctaattgtggttgcaggggttaagactcggctcctggccccgcctcttcactgaccgctactgggtcctccctctccctgctccatgagcttcatcatatctcgtcttaaaactatatgtgattcctgcctccactacatcacttgccagactattccacttcttaactctgtggctgaagaaatacttcctaacatccctttagctcatctgagtcttcaacttccaattgtgaccccttgtttgtgtcccatctctgaaacatcctgtctctgtccatcttatctattccacgcagtattttgtatgtggttatcatgtcacttttgacccttctgtcctcgtgtcgtcagaccgatttcccttaacttttcttcgtaggacattctccttagctgtgtgtgtgtgtgtgtgtgtgtgtgtcatgcccctatggttaaccttcctttaatattacattgcggttatttcctttaatagctaaattggaaatgaacgtccttgtattattaagactaattcttattaacagttattataatttatgtaacatggccatgataagtttaattggaggtatagtaacctacctgccgcccggtgtgccggtgtatagttagccgtgatgttcgatggttataccccccctttcccccccccctttatgttcaactactctactgagtgttggcgagtcacgtcacgtgacccacttgaCTTGTATGCTCatggttgagggacgagcagtgaagaagtagcagccaacgagaacactcctgctcgtctctggtaactggccaaggtttattagccggcctggacatattctgttttattctgactgcttccaattgggaaacaagactttatacattgaagtaatctccatttatatatatgttatatctaggatctcctcctaatcgTCTGTTTTGAAAGCCTTATGTATATGTTGGATACTATAGAAGAAACAtgtattcttaacttatatacgataattcgtatattataactggcttttgttatattatgaatatacttaattaaaattaggcattccggaggatcattattattaccctaacctctctgaccaaaattgttatgctctaaaaagaaggaaatagttgttacaatacttggagtgtaacagtgtgtgtgtgaaaccTTGGTAACTTCTAAGAGCACACATGTGCAAACATTAGATTCAGATTCTGATTCagattatttcagcatgatataaTATTTGTCGTACAGAAATGGGTGACACTGAGGTGTTGATGCAGAAAGCCCCTTAgcgtgcagagcatttcgggaataCATGTTAGAAAATTCATATCATTAAACGTGTCTCTCCTGGAACTTTGATCCCTTTCAGCATTTCAAGTTGGCAGACGATGGTAAAAAGTGCTAGCTGTGGagggtttatctggagagagttccgggggtcaacgcccccgcggcccggtctgtgaccaggcctccttaggtcagtgtcccaggatgcgacccacaccagtcgactaacacccaggtacccattttactgatggggaacatagacaacaggtggaaagaaacacgtccaatgtttctactctggctgggaatcgaacccaggccctcaccgtgtgaagcgagagcgttaaccaccaggccaccagagcctggtggggagggtgattgtCTAAATGGGGTTAAAAACGTATCAGCTACTcaaagggtcattaaggttgcatatCACCTGTTTATCATCAGTCAAGAATACCTTAATCACTACAATAAGAAGTAAAGTGAGGCCTCagcttatatacactgagagacgtacacAGCTCGGTATATACATCCTGCGTGTGGAAGGTAATAAGAGGCATGTATGATAATGGAGGGAGGTAGCGAGTGTGGAGGTTCATGAAGGAAACAGTAGAATAGACTAAAGCATTGGCAAATGTGGAAGAATGAGGAAGTGTGCCTAGACTTGCATACTACATACAAAGACCCTgattgtaacaattcacaactaacctacaataccatggctgcgaCAATCCACAACTAACCAAAAAAAAATAGCACGTTAAACGTTGGGATTTAATAATTGAGACCAAAAAATTGTCTTGTTTACATTTTCAGTTCTAGGAACTTAATCAGCTAGTTTTTCAGATCAAGTGTCCTTCATCACTTGAAGATGTTCCTCTTGAAGCAGTGTGTAAGGAAAGTTTGGAAAAGCAGACTAACCTGAATTCCGAAGATGAGGAGAATGTGAGCTGAGGCGAGGGAAGTGGCGAGGTTGGTGGCGAGGGTGGCGTGTTGAGAGTGGTGGGCGCGGTGGAGGGCGTCAGCCGTGGGCGTGGCGCGGTGGGCGGGGCCATCACGGGCTACCTGCACAGAGATGGTGACCACTAGGGCCATGATGGCCGCCAAGGACCCTCCGCGAATGACCCACACGCCCTCTGGCCACCCCGCTGGAGAGCCAGGTCCCCCAGTGTCTCCCCAATACACAGAGTACACCTGGGGGGTTCGGAGGCTGTGGTTGGTGCGGGGAGCCAGAGAGTCCCACAGGGGAGGTCCGCCCCACACGTCCCAGTGACCCCCGGGCACTACCGTCACAAACTCTACCCTTTCGCCTGGCCCTGGCCATGATGACCCCCTCAGATCAGCTTTGCCCAGCGCCTGTCGCACCTCCACCACCTGGCTGCCGCCCCTCGAACCGTCTTTTTTCTCTTGTCGGTGGTCTTGTGGTGACAGTGTGTCGTGAACCGTGGGAGGCGAGGCAGCCACCGAAAGCTCCCCAGGGCTTCCAGGATGCTGTACCAGGAATCCTCCTCTCCATGACTCGTCACTCTCGCTATATCTAATCTTGTCGCTCGTGGTGTCAGTTCCTTTCCTGTAGCCCTCGACGCGGTCTTCACCCTTATTCTTTTCGATTTGTGACGGTAAATGGAACTGAACCTTTCCCACATCAGAATTGATTTCtgggtcagtgtgtgaggtgcgtTGTAAACCTCGTGATTTCCACGCCGCGCCCCACTGGTAGGGCAGCGGTGGTATGAGGTCTTCACTGAATATGCTTGACAATGTTGTCACCTTTAACCTAATGTGATTTTCATCTGTAGGAATGACGGATCCAGCATCTTGGTACTTGGTAACGATCTTTGTTGGCGTCGTAAGATGTTTCATCTGAGAGAGCTCTTCAGAGTAACTCTCTGAGCTGTTAAGATCTAGCTCTTGCGTTCCTGAGGGAGTGTTGGTCGTGGTTGTGACATCTGACATGTTAGTGCTGGCCACAACGTTGGAGATGTGAAGCGTCGCCGCCTTGTTCTGTGGAgcatcagtgacagcagcaggcgGGGGCGAAGAGTACACGACTGAGGAAGTGCGGGGTAAAACTTGCTCAGGTAACTTTTTTTCCTGCAAGAATTGAGACGCTTGTGATGACTCTACATCAGCACTCAGAAGACTCGACTTGATTCTTATGGCTCTCCGATCATCTCTATCATGACCCTCCTTCAGGAGCTCTCTGGTCGTCAGGGGCGTCTCTCGTGTGTGTCCAAGCGTGGGTATCAGCTTCTCTTGCTTCGATGCCATTTCCTCTTTCTCCGGAACAACCTTGTTAACCTCAATTACTTGCCTCTGGAGCTTTTGCTTCGGCTGTTTGATCATGTTGCTGAGCTCGAGGTCGGAGTCAGGCGCTTCGTGTTTCGTCACACTGAACCCTGAGATAGGGTCCACCTCTTCCGTTTTTGTCACAATGAACCCACCAAAGTCGCCAGTTTTAGTGACTCTGAAATCTATAGGTCCTTTCCTCTCCCTGGTAGTGTCGTATCTCTCTGCCACACTCGCACCGTTTGGCAAACTTTCACTTATCAGGTCGTATTCCGACGGAATAGCCCGAGTGATATTCAGGATAACTTTCCCGCTTTCTCCAGCTTCTCCGTGCTGTCTGCCACCTGCAACAGCATGGAAGCCTTGAGAACTTGGGCTTTCAGTCACACGGAGATCGTTGATCTCTGTACTAGGCCTTGACAAGAAGTTAGAGATGAAATTAAAGGCATGTGTGTCTCCAGGTGCGATGGATTCTAAACTTTTTGCCGGAGTAGGTTTTGTTGTGCTGATAGGTGTTGTGAAATGAGAATTTGTGGGTAGCACCGCAGCTTCTTCACGAGGCAGTTTCCGTCGTcgtctccttcccttcatccaggACCAAGGGGGGCCCTCACCTTGCTCCATGGAACGGGACCCGGTCATCCACTGTTCTCCCTCGCCCGCACTCCATATTCTAGCAAGTTGAGCATCGACGGTCCGCGGTGTGATTACGGGCGCAAGTGGATGAACTATCGTCAGGGTGGAGTTCCTGCGAGAAAGCCAAGCTATGGAATGGTTCCCGCTAGTCACATTTTCGTGCTCCCTGGCTCGTTGACTCTCGATACCTCCTGTCGGAGAAGATATATGAAAGGCTCTTGAGGAGTTTTCCAAGTCTGTCAGAAGAGGTGAGGCTGTTGGAATGCCACTAATGCGTCTGTGTCTGTCAGTCTGTAGCATGACTTGAGTAGTTTTATCTCGTAACGACTCTCCTGCTTGCGtgaccaccacccctggtgtcaCACTGGTCAACTCTGCCCACGATCTGAGCTCTTGTGACGCTGTCATCTGACCTCTGGTAAGGGCCGCCGCTACGGTAGACGTCACATGGACCTGTGCTGACGGAGAGTTGGAAATCGTGTCATCCCTGACCTGTGTAACAGGTGTTCCAGATAACCAAGAGGCGGAAGATGTGACGGAGGAGGGAGTGGTATGTAGCACTCTGCtggcggagctgctgctggaggAGTGTGAGGGGGTAGGGAAGACAACGAAAGGTATTCTTCTTGGCACATGTGATTCTCTGACCTCCCGTGAAGACCTCAGAATTTGGTTTGTGTTTTTCAACTGCGTTTTTGAACGACCCCGTCTTTGATTGGATTCACCCGAGAGAAGTAGCGTGTCGATCCTTCCAGGTCTGCTCAATCCCTCTTCGCTGGGGTTCCAAGACACTCCCCAGAGGGGATCGGCACCTCTCCCTGGCGTGTCTGGGGGTGCTGGAGGTATCCAACGGAGCGCTGTGTGTGTGGgcgcagctgtgggacgaccagCGGCTGGTGTGGGCGTGTGGGTGGCCGCCACCAGTGACGCAGGTAACCTTCCATCTCCCATAGAGGCTCCTGTAACAGGAACAATAAAATGCAAATAAGAATCGTCAAATACGAGGGATGTAGATATAAATTTATATACTCACCCGCAAACACATTATTTACGATGACAATAGCACATTTACAATAAAATATTTACAATActtacaccatatatatatatatataaatattatattatcCACTTTACTACCAAACCTATACCTTTCCTATATTTTTATTGTTAAAACTATAATAACTATTTTCAGTACATAAATGAAAACTTATTGCACAATGAATATTAAATAACTTATTAATGCTGGTTGCAGTATTGTCATTtgcttaaaaaccacttgtttcgtgggcGCAGTAATATGTGGTGGTCGTGAGGCCGGTACCCAGACGGGACGAGAATGACATTACTTCCTGTAGCTTTCCACGTCGATAAATGGTGTTAGGTGTGGCATGCCCAGTGTACTTGCTGGTTATGTAATGTAGTATGGTGGTGTAGCGGATTAAGGCGTAGAGAAATTTATT is a window from the Cherax quadricarinatus isolate ZL_2023a chromosome 68, ASM3850222v1, whole genome shotgun sequence genome containing:
- the LOC128697907 gene encoding uncharacterized protein, with protein sequence MGDGRLPASLVAATHTPTPAAGRPTAAPTHTALRWIPPAPPDTPGRGADPLWGVSWNPSEEGLSRPGRIDTLLLSGESNQRRGRSKTQLKNTNQILRSSREVRESHVPRRIPFVVFPTPSHSSSSSSASRVLHTTPSSVTSSASWLSGTPVTQVRDDTISNSPSAQVHVTSTVAAALTRGQMTASQELRSWAELTSVTPGVVVTQAGESLRDKTTQVMLQTDRHRRISGIPTASPLLTDLENSSRAFHISSPTGGIESQRAREHENVTSGNHSIAWLSRRNSTLTIVHPLAPVITPRTVDAQLARIWSAGEGEQWMTGSRSMEQGEGPPWSWMKGRRRRRKLPREEAAVLPTNSHFTTPISTTKPTPAKSLESIAPGDTHAFNFISNFLSRPSTEINDLRVTESPSSQGFHAVAGGRQHGEAGESGKVILNITRAIPSEYDLISESLPNGASVAERYDTTRERKGPIDFRVTKTGDFGGFIVTKTEEVDPISGFSVTKHEAPDSDLELSNMIKQPKQKLQRQVIEVNKVVPEKEEMASKQEKLIPTLGHTRETPLTTRELLKEGHDRDDRRAIRIKSSLLSADVESSQASQFLQEKKLPEQVLPRTSSVVYSSPPPAAVTDAPQNKAATLHISNVVASTNMSDVTTTTNTPSGTQELDLNSSESYSEELSQMKHLTTPTKIVTKYQDAGSVIPTDENHIRLKVTTLSSIFSEDLIPPLPYQWGAAWKSRGLQRTSHTDPEINSDVGKVQFHLPSQIEKNKGEDRVEGYRKGTDTTSDKIRYSESDESWRGGFLVQHPGSPGELSVAASPPTVHDTLSPQDHRQEKKDGSRGGSQVVEVRQALGKADLRGSSWPGPGERVEFVTVVPGGHWDVWGGPPLWDSLAPRTNHSLRTPQVYSVYWGDTGGPGSPAGWPEGVWVIRGGSLAAIMALVVTISVQVARDGPAHRATPTADALHRAHHSQHATLATNLATSLASAHILLIFGIQATGKAWVCGVVGLLLHFLHLVSCCWLLALTGRLLGSLLHRRPLHTALYCTASWGASLALVVVSYVVNPGGYETRRYCWMSVERGMLVSFIVPVCTLILVNAGVCVAAQKVLLDLRDGVKHEVMSRHKRDLRAAVSLLPLEGVSWFLAVVALEDHQSLALDCAAALVTAALGWLVLYFHGWSWRCHGLCWLRRQMAPPRRLDDLSLPLTARYDHDLAHQPLLPPHAHPAVAHPASAPHHTVTVAPPAMSSPPVHPEEFPLQPLFPLHERRETY